One window of Eublepharis macularius isolate TG4126 chromosome 17, MPM_Emac_v1.0, whole genome shotgun sequence genomic DNA carries:
- the CLDN3 gene encoding claudin-3, whose protein sequence is MSMGLEIGGISLSVLGWIGCILCCGLPMWRVTAFIGANIVTAQIMWEGLWMDCVVQSTGQMQCKVYDSMLALPPDLQAARALVVIAIVLGVLGILIFLMGAQCTRCMEEESAKAKVTIVSGVVFLLTGIMILIPVSWSANTIIRDFYNVLVPQAQKRELGASLYIGWAASALFVFGGALLCCSCPPKDDKYRPTNVAYSAPKSTAASYDRKNYV, encoded by the coding sequence ATGTCGATGGGCCTGGAAATCGGAGGGATATCCCTGTCTGTCCTGGGCTGGATCGGCTGCATCCTGTGCTGCGGACTGCCCATGTGGCGGGTGACGGCCTTCATTGGCGCCAACATAGTCACTGCGCAGATCATGTGGGAGGGCCTGTGGATGGACTGTGTGGTGCAGAGTACAGGCCAGATGCAATGTAAGGTCTACGACTCCATGCTGGCGCTGCCTCCTGACCTGCAGGCTGCCCGCGCCCTGGTGGTCATTGCAATCGTCCTGGGTGTGCTGGGCATACTCATCTTCTTGATGGGGGCGCAGTGCACCCGCTGCATGGAGGAGGAGTCCGCCAAGGCCAAGGTCACCATCGTCTCTGGAGTCGTCTTCCTGTTGACCGGCATCATGATCCTTATCCCTGTCTCCTGGTCGGCCAATACCATCATCCGCGACTTCTACAATGTATTGGTGCCCCAGGCCCAGAAGCGAGAGCTGGGAGCTTCGCTCTACATCGGCTGGGCAGCGTCTGCCCTCTTTGTTTTTGGGGGTGCCTTGCTGTGCTGTTCCTGCCCCCCTAAAGATGACAAATACAGACCCACAAATGTGGCCTACTCAGCCCCCAAGTCGACGGCAGCCAGCTATGACAGGAAGAACTATGTATGA